From Pseudomonas sp. CCI4.2, one genomic window encodes:
- a CDS encoding alpha/beta hydrolase yields the protein MTTPNIQFIRTPTLEVAYETHGDRGAAVVMLLHGFPYDPRGYDELTPLLVDKGFRVIVPYLRGYGPTRFLSLETLRSGQQAALGKDLLELMDALGIAKATLVGYDWGGRAACVVAALWPSRVNALVTGDGYNIQDIPGSSQPQDPKSEHRYWYQYYFHSPRGRAGLEANRKAFCRLLWQLWSPPWVFSEAAFERTAQSFDNPDFVDVVIHSYRHRYGYTEGDPALEPIETQLATQPMIGVPTISLCGRDDGVGPPPEIDGDANQFSDFYERRILSGVGHNIPQEAPSDVLKAILDLAERIQFKQKTAPNPAPL from the coding sequence ATGACCACACCGAACATCCAATTCATCCGTACCCCAACGCTCGAAGTGGCTTATGAAACCCATGGAGACAGGGGTGCCGCGGTGGTGATGTTGTTGCACGGCTTTCCTTATGATCCACGAGGCTACGACGAACTTACCCCCCTGTTAGTCGACAAGGGATTTCGAGTCATCGTTCCCTACCTCCGTGGATACGGTCCGACGCGGTTTCTTTCTCTCGAGACCCTGCGTTCCGGCCAACAAGCTGCGCTGGGTAAAGACCTGCTGGAGCTGATGGATGCTCTTGGCATCGCGAAGGCTACGCTGGTGGGATATGACTGGGGAGGGCGCGCGGCGTGCGTCGTCGCCGCACTTTGGCCGTCACGGGTTAATGCGTTGGTCACTGGCGACGGCTACAACATCCAAGACATCCCCGGTTCCTCCCAACCCCAAGACCCGAAGTCCGAGCACCGTTATTGGTATCAATATTATTTCCATAGCCCACGTGGGCGAGCCGGACTTGAAGCCAATCGCAAAGCGTTTTGCCGTTTGTTATGGCAACTGTGGTCGCCTCCTTGGGTGTTCAGTGAGGCAGCGTTTGAGCGGACGGCGCAGTCGTTCGACAATCCTGACTTCGTGGACGTTGTAATTCATTCCTATCGGCATCGGTACGGCTACACGGAAGGCGATCCGGCCCTTGAGCCCATTGAAACCCAGCTGGCTACCCAGCCGATGATTGGCGTGCCGACGATTTCGTTGTGTGGGCGCGATGACGGCGTCGGGCCGCCCCCCGAGATTGATGGCGATGCAAATCAGTTTTCAGACTTCTACGAGCGGCGAATCCTGAGCGGGGTCGGGCACAACATCCCGCAGGAGGCGCCGTCCGACGTTCTGAAGGCGATTCTTGACCTTGCGGAACGTATCCAATTCAAACAAAAAACCGCGCCGAACCCCGCCCCCCTGTAG
- a CDS encoding alpha/beta hydrolase: protein MFAGFEKKVCKVNGVEIAYRIGGSGPGLLLLHGHPQTHVIWHKVAETLAKQFTVVAADLRGYGDSSKPLADPEHRLYSKREMGRDNVELMRELGFSTFSVLAHDRGARVAHRLALDHPHTVNRMVLLDIAPTLAMYSQTNEAFARAYWHWFFLIRPAPLPETLIEADPEQFLRSVMGSRSAGMAPFTDQAFGEYLRCLKLPGAARGVCEDYRASASIDLDHDRADMAAGNRLVLPLMVLWGEEGIVGRCFDPLKEWQLVATDVRGEPVAAGHYIAEEAPELLLEHVLPFLG from the coding sequence ATGTTCGCTGGATTCGAAAAGAAGGTCTGTAAGGTCAACGGTGTTGAAATTGCCTACCGCATTGGAGGCTCTGGCCCCGGTCTGTTGTTGCTGCACGGCCATCCGCAAACCCACGTGATCTGGCACAAAGTCGCCGAAACCCTGGCCAAACAATTCACCGTGGTCGCGGCTGACTTGCGTGGCTACGGTGACAGCAGCAAGCCATTGGCCGACCCCGAACACCGCCTTTATTCCAAGCGCGAAATGGGCCGCGACAACGTTGAGTTGATGCGTGAACTAGGCTTTTCAACATTTTCGGTGTTGGCCCACGACCGTGGCGCCAGGGTTGCCCATCGGTTGGCGCTGGATCATCCACACACGGTAAACCGCATGGTACTGCTGGACATCGCGCCGACGCTGGCGATGTACAGCCAAACCAACGAGGCGTTCGCCCGCGCCTATTGGCATTGGTTTTTTCTGATCCGCCCGGCACCGCTACCGGAAACGTTGATCGAAGCCGATCCCGAACAGTTTCTGCGCAGCGTCATGGGCAGCCGTAGCGCGGGCATGGCGCCATTTACCGACCAAGCGTTTGGCGAATACCTGCGCTGCCTGAAACTGCCGGGCGCCGCGCGAGGCGTTTGCGAGGACTATCGGGCCAGCGCCAGCATTGACCTTGATCATGACCGTGCCGACATGGCTGCGGGCAACCGGCTAGTGCTGCCGCTTATGGTGCTGTGGGGTGAGGAAGGGATCGTCGGGCGTTGCTTTGATCCACTCAAGGAATGGCAACTCGTCGCCACCGATGTGCGGGGTGAACCTGTGGCCGCAGGGCACTACATCGCCGAAGAAGCACCCGAACTGCTGTTGGAGCACGTGTTGCCATTTCTGGGCTGA
- a CDS encoding MFS transporter, translating into MTSINIAAPAISARREQLSTRIAFFIAGFGVAAWAPLVPYAKARVDLNDGTLGLLLLCLGVGSIIAMPLAGILAGRFGCRIVLILSSVLICLCLPLLATVSSLPLLIATLFVFGASMGALDCTVNIQAIMVERASGKTMMSGFHGLFSLGGIAGAASVSGLLSVGASPLIAMGAVVAIILIALIKASPHFLTYGSESKGPAFAIPHGIVLFIGLLCLTVFLTEGAMLDWSAVFLSSMRGVDPAYAGLGYAVFALTMTVGRLSGDAIVRRVGANQVIILGGLFASAGLTLATLIPAWEATLLGYALVGVGCSNIVPVLYSAIGRQTVMPEHVAVPAVTTLGYGGILAGPAVIGFIAHASSLNLAFLCIAVLLLGVALGGRMLKV; encoded by the coding sequence ATGACTTCTATCAACATCGCTGCGCCGGCCATCAGCGCCCGACGCGAGCAGCTTTCCACCCGAATCGCTTTTTTTATTGCCGGTTTTGGCGTCGCCGCATGGGCGCCATTGGTGCCTTATGCCAAGGCCCGCGTCGATCTGAACGACGGCACCCTCGGGCTATTGCTGCTCTGCCTGGGTGTCGGCTCGATCATCGCCATGCCCTTGGCTGGAATACTCGCCGGGCGTTTTGGTTGCCGCATTGTCTTGATCCTGTCCAGCGTACTGATCTGCCTATGTCTGCCATTATTGGCGACGGTCTCCAGCCTGCCGCTGCTGATCGCGACCCTGTTCGTATTCGGTGCCAGCATGGGCGCGTTGGATTGCACGGTGAATATTCAGGCGATTATGGTTGAGAGGGCCAGCGGTAAAACCATGATGTCGGGCTTTCATGGCCTGTTCAGTCTCGGCGGGATTGCCGGTGCAGCCAGTGTCAGTGGGTTGCTCAGTGTTGGCGCCTCCCCGTTGATCGCCATGGGGGCGGTGGTGGCGATCATCCTCATCGCGCTGATTAAGGCCTCGCCGCACTTCCTCACCTACGGCAGCGAGAGCAAAGGTCCGGCGTTCGCCATTCCCCACGGCATCGTGCTGTTTATCGGTCTGTTATGCCTGACGGTGTTCCTGACCGAAGGCGCGATGCTGGATTGGAGCGCGGTGTTCCTGAGTTCGATGCGTGGCGTTGACCCGGCTTATGCCGGTTTGGGTTATGCGGTATTTGCCCTGACCATGACCGTCGGACGTCTCTCGGGTGATGCCATCGTGCGTCGGGTCGGGGCCAATCAGGTGATCATTCTTGGGGGGCTGTTCGCGTCGGCGGGATTGACGCTGGCGACACTTATTCCCGCCTGGGAAGCGACGTTGCTGGGCTACGCGTTGGTGGGCGTTGGGTGCTCGAATATCGTGCCAGTGCTTTACAGCGCCATCGGGCGACAAACCGTCATGCCGGAACATGTAGCGGTTCCTGCCGTGACCACGCTGGGCTACGGCGGCATTCTTGCGGGCCCGGCGGTTATCGGTTTCATCGCCCACGCCAGCAGCTTGAACCTGGCATTTTTGTGCATCGCCGTGTTGCTGCTGGGTGTGGCGTTGGGTGGTCGGATGCTTAAGGTTTGA
- a CDS encoding HD domain-containing protein has translation MTTHIAGIKIPDSALAKATTEYIRDNEPDLLYHHSRRVFLFGALSGERQGLKYDAEQLYVGAMFHDLGLVEGHRSADERFEVDSANAARAFVKPFGLSEGDMEQVWLSIALHTTPNVVRHLRPNVALVTAGVEMDVLGMEYAAFSTEQRDAVVHAHPRGEGFKECIICAFADGFKDKPDTTFGTVNADVLVDLDPKFKPMNFVDIIRKSPWVA, from the coding sequence ATGACCACCCACATTGCCGGTATTAAGATCCCTGACAGCGCCCTGGCCAAAGCCACCACAGAATACATTCGTGATAACGAACCTGACCTGTTGTATCACCACTCCCGCCGGGTTTTCTTGTTCGGCGCATTGAGCGGTGAACGCCAAGGGCTCAAGTACGATGCCGAACAACTGTATGTCGGCGCCATGTTCCATGACCTCGGTTTGGTGGAAGGCCATCGCAGCGCTGACGAGCGTTTTGAAGTCGACAGCGCTAACGCCGCCCGCGCCTTCGTGAAGCCGTTTGGCTTGTCGGAAGGCGACATGGAGCAGGTCTGGTTATCAATTGCCCTGCACACCACACCGAACGTCGTGCGTCATTTGCGTCCGAACGTGGCGTTGGTGACGGCAGGGGTCGAAATGGACGTACTGGGTATGGAATACGCTGCGTTCTCCACCGAACAGCGTGACGCCGTGGTGCATGCGCATCCTCGTGGCGAAGGCTTCAAGGAATGCATCATCTGTGCGTTCGCCGATGGCTTCAAAGACAAGCCAGACACCACATTTGGTACCGTCAACGCTGACGTGCTGGTGGACCTTGATCCTAAGTTCAAACCAATGAACTTCGTCGACATCATCCGCAAGTCGCCTTGGGTGGCGTAA
- a CDS encoding ABC transporter permease has protein sequence MDYQNLSLLDIGIASSLILINGVLSLLLKLNLERKLAVAAVRTVVQLLAIGYVLGWVFGHGEWYVVLPLMAAMTLIAGLSASERGRRTYVGQRLDSIVSIWLSSWLVTAVGLFAIIRIHPWYEPQYAIPILGMILGNTLTGVSLGIDRMTQELTAGRTVVEMSLALGASRWEAAQGPARQAVRAGMIPTLNQMTVVGLVSLPGMMTGQVLAGQSPIQAVRYQIIIMFLIAAASGLGTVLAVLLTYRRLFSADHRFLAAKLLVRT, from the coding sequence ATGGATTATCAAAACCTGTCGCTGCTGGACATCGGCATTGCGTCCTCACTGATCCTGATTAACGGCGTGTTGTCGTTGCTGTTGAAACTCAACCTGGAGCGTAAGTTGGCTGTGGCGGCGGTTCGTACGGTGGTGCAATTACTGGCCATTGGTTACGTACTGGGCTGGGTCTTCGGCCATGGCGAGTGGTACGTGGTGTTGCCATTAATGGCCGCGATGACCTTGATTGCCGGGCTGTCGGCGTCGGAGCGCGGCAGACGCACTTACGTGGGCCAGCGCCTCGACAGCATCGTGTCGATCTGGCTCAGTTCGTGGCTGGTGACGGCAGTGGGTTTGTTCGCGATTATCCGGATTCATCCCTGGTATGAACCGCAATACGCGATCCCGATTCTCGGCATGATTCTCGGTAACACCCTGACCGGTGTTTCGTTGGGCATCGACCGAATGACACAGGAATTGACGGCCGGACGTACGGTAGTAGAGATGAGCCTGGCGCTGGGCGCATCGCGCTGGGAAGCAGCGCAAGGTCCCGCGCGGCAGGCGGTACGGGCCGGAATGATACCGACGCTGAATCAAATGACCGTGGTCGGACTTGTCAGCCTGCCGGGGATGATGACCGGCCAGGTGCTGGCGGGCCAATCGCCGATTCAGGCGGTGCGTTATCAAATCATCATCATGTTTTTGATCGCGGCCGCGTCTGGTTTGGGCACGGTGCTCGCGGTGTTGCTCACGTACCGACGGCTATTTTCGGCGGATCACCGATTTCTGGCCGCGAAGCTGCTGGTACGTACATAA
- a CDS encoding aldose epimerase family protein produces MHRTLTLSGLRLSLMIATLSAHAAGLTSEHSAFGTTSDGAPIEKYTLRNSHGMQASIITWGGVLQSLMVPDKNGKADDVVLGFDDIQGYQANPTVYFGATIGRFGNRIAGGKFSLDGKQYQVPTNDGPNSLHGGSQGFDKRVWKAEASKEKGWVGVTLTYTSPDGEMGFPGTLETHVTYSLNEKNELRIQYRATTDKPTVLNLTNHSYFNLAGAGSGDVLKQVATVYASTYTPVNSTLIPTGELAPVAGTPMDFLHPTAFGKNIHADHPQLKFAEPKQGGFDFNWVLDTKGNVGKLAAEVRDPQSGRHLQLYTTEPGVQLYTGNFLDGTVKGKAGKVYPHWGAFTLETQHYPDAPNQPNFLSTRLDPGKVYTQTTLFKFSNK; encoded by the coding sequence ATGCATCGCACACTCACCCTCAGCGGCCTCAGACTGTCCTTGATGATCGCCACACTTTCTGCTCACGCCGCTGGACTGACCAGCGAACACAGCGCCTTCGGCACCACTTCGGACGGCGCGCCCATCGAAAAATACACCCTGCGCAACAGCCACGGCATGCAAGCCAGCATCATTACTTGGGGCGGCGTTCTGCAATCGCTGATGGTCCCGGATAAAAACGGCAAAGCCGATGACGTGGTGTTGGGCTTTGACGATATTCAGGGCTATCAAGCCAACCCCACGGTCTACTTCGGCGCGACGATCGGTCGCTTTGGCAACCGCATCGCCGGGGGCAAATTCTCTCTGGACGGCAAGCAGTACCAAGTGCCCACCAATGACGGCCCGAATTCGCTGCACGGCGGCAGCCAAGGCTTCGATAAACGCGTCTGGAAAGCCGAGGCCAGCAAGGAAAAAGGCTGGGTAGGCGTGACACTGACCTACACCTCCCCAGATGGCGAAATGGGCTTTCCCGGCACATTGGAAACCCACGTCACCTACAGCCTTAACGAGAAAAACGAGCTGCGCATTCAGTACCGCGCCACCACCGACAAACCCACTGTGCTTAACCTGACCAACCACAGTTACTTCAACCTGGCTGGCGCGGGCAGCGGCGACGTTCTAAAACAAGTCGCCACGGTGTACGCAAGCACGTACACACCGGTCAACAGCACGCTGATCCCTACTGGGGAGTTGGCACCCGTGGCAGGAACCCCGATGGACTTCCTCCACCCCACGGCGTTCGGCAAAAACATTCACGCCGACCATCCGCAGTTGAAATTCGCCGAGCCCAAGCAAGGTGGTTTTGACTTCAACTGGGTACTGGACACCAAAGGCAACGTCGGCAAACTGGCCGCCGAAGTGCGCGACCCGCAATCTGGACGGCACTTGCAGCTCTACACCACTGAACCCGGCGTTCAGCTCTATACCGGCAACTTCCTCGACGGCACCGTCAAAGGCAAGGCTGGCAAGGTTTACCCACATTGGGGCGCGTTTACCCTGGAAACCCAGCACTACCCAGATGCGCCTAACCAGCCTAACTTCCTGAGCACCCGCCTGGACCCTGGCAAGGTTTACACCCAGACCACGCTGTTCAAGTTCTCAAATAAATGA
- a CDS encoding ABC transporter ATP-binding protein, giving the protein MTLSPPKPTPATPRQILLNATGLVRYNAKSKTHLLNCVDFSLAAGDRVAVTGPSGSGKSVFLRALALLDSLDAGQIFWRNTRVSGAAIPAFRRHVSYIAQRPAMLEGTVEDNLRYPFSLKVYNDLHFDRDAAVRLAKQAGRDDSFLDKQSSELSGGEAQIAALIRVLQLQPDVLLLDEPTAALDPESSQEIEALVTAWFNATNDNGRAYLWVSHDQAQAQRMSGRQLTMLAGTLSEETP; this is encoded by the coding sequence ATGACGCTTTCTCCCCCCAAACCAACGCCGGCCACGCCTCGGCAGATACTTCTCAACGCCACCGGGCTGGTCCGGTATAACGCAAAAAGCAAAACCCATTTGCTCAATTGCGTGGACTTCAGCTTGGCCGCAGGTGACCGGGTGGCGGTGACCGGGCCGTCGGGGTCGGGAAAAAGCGTCTTTCTTCGTGCCTTGGCGTTGTTGGATTCACTGGATGCCGGCCAAATCTTTTGGCGCAACACGCGGGTAAGTGGCGCCGCAATTCCGGCCTTTCGACGTCATGTCAGCTACATCGCCCAGCGTCCGGCGATGTTGGAAGGTACGGTCGAAGACAACCTGCGCTACCCGTTCAGCCTGAAGGTTTACAACGACCTGCACTTTGATCGCGACGCGGCGGTGCGGTTGGCGAAACAGGCGGGGAGGGACGATAGTTTTCTCGACAAACAGTCGAGTGAGTTATCCGGCGGGGAGGCGCAAATTGCGGCGTTGATCAGGGTGCTGCAATTGCAACCCGATGTGCTGCTGCTCGACGAACCCACTGCTGCGTTGGACCCGGAGTCTTCGCAAGAGATCGAAGCGCTGGTCACGGCGTGGTTCAACGCGACGAACGACAATGGCCGCGCCTATTTATGGGTGTCCCACGATCAAGCGCAGGCGCAGCGCATGAGCGGGCGTCAACTGACGATGCTGGCCGGCACATTGAGCGAGGAAACCCCGTGA
- the zapE gene encoding cell division protein ZapE, with protein sequence MNIVSPLDAYRQAIDQQGFTPDAAQLNAAQCLQDCFLALHDGKRRPQTQGVYLWGPVGRGKTWLMDRFYDSLSLPARRQHFHHFMRWVHMRLFQLTGTANPLRALAQELAKDVRVLCFDELFVNDIGDAIILGGLLQVMFQEGVVVVSTSNQPPEQLYENGHNRERFEPAIVAINRYMTVVTVDGGEDHRLHPGQLHQRYWVSQPGSVSALAGVFEQLSAGQPSSNEPVAFGHRRINVIRHSEKVLWCRYADVCEQPLAAMDFIDLCDRFSAILISEVPALSAKQREGKIARGTEDAVEQVSAGDRVLPQLSVHDDGVRRFIALVDECYDRRVPLYVEAQVPLEALYTEGYLSFAFRRTLSRLQEMQLERFAKL encoded by the coding sequence ATGAACATTGTTTCTCCCCTGGACGCCTATCGACAGGCTATCGACCAACAAGGGTTTACCCCCGATGCTGCACAGTTAAACGCTGCGCAGTGCTTGCAAGACTGTTTCCTGGCGCTACACGACGGCAAGCGTCGGCCGCAGACCCAGGGCGTTTATCTGTGGGGGCCGGTGGGCCGTGGAAAAACCTGGTTGATGGACCGTTTCTACGACAGCCTGAGCTTGCCCGCGCGGCGCCAGCATTTTCATCACTTCATGCGCTGGGTTCACATGCGCCTGTTCCAATTGACCGGCACCGCCAATCCTTTGCGGGCGCTGGCCCAAGAACTGGCCAAAGACGTGCGGGTGCTGTGTTTCGATGAGCTGTTCGTGAACGACATCGGCGACGCGATCATTCTCGGTGGATTGCTGCAAGTGATGTTTCAAGAGGGCGTGGTCGTGGTGTCCACCTCCAACCAGCCGCCAGAGCAGTTGTATGAAAACGGTCACAACCGTGAGCGTTTCGAGCCGGCCATCGTCGCCATTAACCGTTACATGACCGTGGTGACCGTCGACGGCGGCGAAGACCACCGCCTGCATCCGGGGCAATTGCATCAGCGTTACTGGGTGAGTCAGCCGGGCAGTGTGAGTGCGCTGGCCGGTGTCTTCGAGCAGCTGAGCGCGGGCCAGCCATCGTCGAATGAGCCCGTGGCGTTCGGTCATCGCCGCATCAACGTGATCCGCCACAGCGAAAAAGTCCTGTGGTGCCGTTATGCCGACGTCTGCGAACAGCCATTGGCGGCCATGGATTTCATCGATTTATGCGATCGGTTTTCCGCGATTTTGATCAGCGAAGTACCGGCGTTGAGTGCCAAACAGCGCGAAGGAAAAATCGCCCGCGGCACTGAGGATGCGGTAGAACAGGTCTCGGCCGGTGATCGCGTACTGCCGCAATTGTCGGTGCACGACGATGGTGTTCGGCGTTTCATTGCGCTGGTCGACGAGTGCTATGACCGTCGAGTACCGCTGTATGTCGAGGCGCAAGTGCCGCTTGAAGCGTTGTACACCGAGGGCTACCTGTCCTTCGCCTTTCGCCGCACGTTGAGCCGTTTGCAGGAAATGCAGCTGGAGCGGTTTGCAAAACTGTAG
- a CDS encoding carboxymuconolactone decarboxylase family protein produces the protein MNSRIEWGKMAPEALKALMGLEQAVGKCGLESSLLELVRLRASQLNGCAYCVDMHASDARKAGETEARLQTLCVWKETAFFTPRERAALAWVESLTLLSVQHAPQDQYQALLEYFSEAEVVNLTLAIATINAWNRFGVGFAMVPA, from the coding sequence ATGAACAGCCGAATTGAATGGGGGAAAATGGCACCGGAGGCGTTGAAGGCGTTAATGGGGCTGGAGCAGGCCGTGGGTAAGTGTGGGCTGGAAAGTTCGTTGCTGGAACTGGTTCGCCTTCGTGCTTCGCAACTCAATGGCTGTGCTTATTGCGTGGACATGCACGCCAGCGATGCACGCAAAGCCGGTGAAACTGAAGCGCGCTTGCAAACGCTATGCGTCTGGAAAGAAACGGCGTTCTTCACGCCCCGTGAACGCGCCGCACTGGCGTGGGTCGAGAGCTTGACGCTGTTGTCCGTTCAGCATGCGCCGCAGGATCAATACCAGGCGCTGCTGGAGTATTTCAGCGAAGCCGAAGTGGTCAACCTGACGCTGGCGATTGCCACGATCAATGCCTGGAACCGTTTCGGCGTTGGTTTTGCGATGGTTCCGGCTTAG
- the rarD gene encoding EamA family transporter RarD — translation MSKGIALSVLASILFAVMYFYTSLLKPLSGSEIFGWRMLLTVPCVTLFMLSSGDWRLVRDIATRLRQSPILLTSMLLSSLLLGVQLWLFMWAPLHGRSMDVSLGYFLLPLTMIVTGRIAYGEHLSRLQTIAACCALVGVGNELYRVGSFSWETLLVALGYPFYFVLRRRLGTDNLGGLWFDMALMLPVSLWFIVNGNPSALSHSARLYLLIPVLGMISASALCSYIIASRLLPFSLFGLLSYVEPVLLVGVALLLGESIHRDEWLTYLPIWFAVLVLVAEGSKHLLAQRRKNRVRAAL, via the coding sequence GTGTCAAAAGGCATTGCGCTGTCGGTTCTGGCCTCGATCCTGTTCGCGGTCATGTATTTTTACACCTCACTCCTCAAGCCCCTGAGCGGCAGCGAAATCTTCGGCTGGCGTATGCTGCTGACGGTGCCGTGCGTGACGCTGTTCATGCTTTCCAGCGGCGACTGGCGGCTGGTGCGCGACATCGCCACACGCTTGCGGCAGTCACCCATTCTGTTAACCAGCATGCTGCTGTCATCGCTTTTACTGGGCGTGCAACTCTGGCTGTTTATGTGGGCGCCGTTGCATGGACGCAGCATGGACGTGTCGCTGGGCTATTTTCTATTACCGCTGACGATGATCGTTACCGGCCGCATCGCCTATGGGGAACACCTGTCACGCCTGCAAACTATCGCCGCGTGTTGTGCGCTGGTGGGGGTTGGCAACGAGCTGTACCGCGTGGGCAGCTTTTCCTGGGAAACGCTGTTGGTCGCATTGGGTTATCCGTTTTATTTCGTTTTGCGGCGCAGGCTGGGCACCGATAACCTCGGCGGCCTGTGGTTCGACATGGCGCTGATGCTGCCGGTCAGTCTGTGGTTCATCGTCAACGGCAACCCCAGCGCCCTCTCCCACTCTGCGCGTTTGTATCTGTTGATTCCGGTCCTGGGCATGATCAGCGCGTCGGCGCTGTGCAGTTACATCATCGCCAGCCGCCTGTTGCCCTTCAGCCTGTTCGGGCTTTTGAGCTACGTTGAACCGGTGCTGTTAGTCGGCGTGGCCTTGCTGCTGGGGGAAAGCATCCACCGCGATGAATGGTTGACCTACCTGCCGATCTGGTTTGCGGTGCTGGTGTTGGTCGCGGAAGGCAGCAAACACCTGCTGGCTCAACGCCGAAAGAATCGCGTCCGCGCCGCTCTGTAG